The following nucleotide sequence is from Trifolium pratense cultivar HEN17-A07 linkage group LG2, ARS_RC_1.1, whole genome shotgun sequence.
AAAACAATGGacttatttcttttatttcagTAAATTAAAGCCTATTACACGCATCATCGCATTATATGTTGTTAATTAATAAGGCTTCGAGAAAAttgttaagaatatagatagCTGGTTGAAATTTCCACTAGTTTGTTAGAGTTGGTTATTTGTTGCTTAGTTGGTTAATCTCCAAAATTGCTCTATATAAGAGTCACTATTGTACTATTTTCAttattcttttatcaatctatattcattcaatatgaattcttATGAATATGTACTTTCTTTATCCCTATGATCCCATGattcttaacatggtatcaaagcgATGCCCAAGgcatgaagatgaagattgcgtTTCCGTTAACAGTTCTGAAAattgtgaagaagatgaacctgATGATGTTGCAATTCTCAGCACTTCTACTCATGATCTGGAATCTTCAACTTCACAAAATTCAATCCTTTTTGGCTTCTTCacatctatgatctttatccTATGATCCaataattattcataacaaaaatTGAATTGCAAATATTTATCCCTGTATCTTATGGATGTATCTTTATTGTACTCTATCTTTATCCCTGTGATTATGGATGTATCTGACCCCtttattgtttgattgattCATTTTTTCTTGCATCTTTTTGTGTATATGTTACAATATTGTTTAtgttaaaagaaaacaaatgttaGACGATTCTGATTTGACTCGTATGATTGCACAACCACATGCAAAGCATGTTGCTTGTTTTCATTAGTTGTTGGGTAAATACGCCCAAATTATCAAGGGGTAGAGTGGGTCTCACTTAAATTTCTCTATGTTGTAAATTGTGGGGTTTCCTAAAAATTGTGAAAAGGGATATATACTAACCAAGGAAGAAactagagtgtgtttggatgaaataattagaaattttaagtaatttaaatgATGGCATTTGAATtacctttattttaaaatttatgtttCGATAGAGTAATAGGAGATTTCATCGTGAATATTGGGCcacttttaaaaatttagaaagttttgggtcacttttaaaatttgaaaaatatgaaagcaatttgcaatttttaatattttaaaggatcaatttataaatttttagggATCAATGTGCAATGTGTTTGCACAATCCTAGATTTTATCCAAAACACACCGAAGGTGTTTGCAATTTTGTTTCCCAATCCGAGATTTTATCCATAACACACTGAATCATTGGTCAATGATTTCCCAAAGATTTCCTCCTTTTGTCCCTCTAAAACCCTAGGACACATCCCTAAGAGAATGTAAGAAAAAAGACAATTTTTATATTGCTTCTCCGGTTAGCGCCATGAGCTCCCTCCCTACGCCCCGCACTCGTACGTCACGCCTACGTGCATCCACCATAGGCAAAACCTAAAAAACAGAAACGGGCAAGTGCCTCGCGCAACCTATCAAGCGCCCCACACTTCCAATAGTAGCAACAACCATTTTCTAACATAGAAATTTGAGATTTCAACACACAACAGACATGAAGTTTTGTCTCTATCATAGAGCAGtcataatctttttattttaaaatttgatatcgAGCATTACAATCGACTAATCCGACGAGACTAATATACCACTATCCACTTGCGAGAGcccatttaaagtcagagtGTTTTTGGccacttttttcaaaaaaaataatttaaaatagtaTCTTTGGTCTCCAAACTTGAGATTTTGGTCTCATAACTTATTCTGATTTctctttataaaaaaacttattctGGTTtcttattaattgttttttaacaTTAAACGAATCATTTCTCACTTAATTGTATTCTAATGATTAATCATCATTTAATAGACCTTCTATATATCTTAATTAAAATACCAATTTTGCAAGGTACAAGTACGAAATGGTCAAATTTTAGAGCTGAGTGGTCAAGATTTTTAGTTGTAAGGACAAGAGGAGGCTTATGATTTTTCTTTAGGTACTTTTTGTATGTTTCCTAAATAGAAGAAGTACATTTTTTGAAGTTATAACAAACTTTGAAAAAGTCACAGAGTAGGAGATCATAGTTAgttaaattaaatatcatacgaaattatttcttatttttcattctttataTTCCTATTAATCTTTATACTATAAGTATTCAACACCCCCATGAAATAAACAGAACAAGCATAGTCCTCTTTATTATTTGTTCATTGTAAACATTTCAAAGTAAGGTATGGGGAAAAATTTGTAACCACTAAGCTCAAAATCAAATATACTTTCccgaaagaaaaaaatatggtcaattATGTCTAGCATAATGTTTCTGTTTGGCATATTTGAGAAATTCTTCACAAATCAACTTCATAGATATGTTACCAAATACTtgcaaaaattcataaattttatgtCCCCTTACATTCAAATAAACTTTCCTGATCAAATATCAAGAAAGCATCTCCAGGGCAGTGATGCTTACACATGTAtcaaaacatatctcagtctaaAATCATTAGAAAGAGCCAAAAGGCTTAATGCCGAAGTTGTCGAAAATAATCTAACCCCACTTGTCCTTACCCTAGGTGACAATGAGGAGATCATCGATGAATTCAATGGAGTAAAGGTTTGGTGGGTTGCTAACTTAAAGTACAACTCTCAAAATGATCATTCATATGAGAAAAAATGGTTAACACTTACGTTCCATAAAAGGTATCGCGATCTCATCACTACTTCTTACATAAAACATGTGTTGGAAGAAGGAAAAATGATTACAATGAAGAATAGAAAGCTTAAGCTTTACACCAACAACCCGAGCGAAGATTGGTGGAAATCATCGAAAAAAAAGTGGAGTTCCATTACTTTTGAACACCCTGCAAGGTTTGAAACACTTGCTATGGATccaaagaagaaagaagagatCATAGACGATCTTATTAAGTTCAAGACGGGTAAAGAGTACTATGCTAATGTTGGAAAGGCCTGGAAACGTGGTTATTTACTTTTCGGTCCACCTGGGACTGGAAAATCTACCATGATATCCGCTATGGCGAATTTCATGAACTATGATGTGTATGATCTTGAATTAACAACTATCAAGGATAACAATGAGTTGAAAAGACTTTTGATTGCGACGTCAAACAAATCAATTATAGTGATAGAGGATATTGATTGTTCCATTGATCTCACCGGTAAAAGGAAGGAAAAAAAGGATCTTGTTTACAATTCTAAATACTTTGATCCGGTGGAAAGTAAAGTAAC
It contains:
- the LOC123908283 gene encoding AAA-ATPase ASD, mitochondrial-like, which gives rise to MSSIMFLFGIFEKFFTNQLHRYVTKYLQKFINFMSPYIQINFPDQISRKHLQGSDAYTCIKTYLSLKSLERAKRLNAEVVENNLTPLVLTLGDNEEIIDEFNGVKVWWVANLKYNSQNDHSYEKKWLTLTFHKRYRDLITTSYIKHVLEEGKMITMKNRKLKLYTNNPSEDWWKSSKKKWSSITFEHPARFETLAMDPKKKEEIIDDLIKFKTGKEYYANVGKAWKRGYLLFGPPGTGKSTMISAMANFMNYDVYDLELTTIKDNNELKRLLIATSNKSIIVIEDIDCSIDLTGKRKEKKDLVYNSKYFDPVESKVTLSGLLNCIDGIWSACGGERIIIFTTNFVEKLDHALIRRGRMDMHIEMSYCSYEAFKVLAKNYWNVESHDGLFPIIEKMIGEINITPADVAENLMPKSIGEDFETCLKNLIQSLENAKKKEEKKAKEKVEDVEAQLKVEEDKQEFTKENKNVLSLLD